ctgtttttttttttatgaaataagaaggcaaacgagcaaacgggtcacctaatggaaagcaacttccgtcggccatggacactcgcagcatcagaagagccgcaggtgcgttgccagccatttaagagggaatagggtaataggggaaggtagggatggaaagggaacggaataagggaggatagggaagggaatagggtaggggattgggcctccggtaaactcactcactcggcgaaacacagcgcaagcgctgtttcacgccggttttctgtgaggacgtggtatttctccggtcgagccggcccattcgtgccgaagcatgactctcccacgtcaaacattaaatctaaatatttttatttgtaaggggTAATAACTAATACAAGTCCTTGTAATCCTACCTGGTTCGTGGTAAAGCCGGTACCGCGACGGCCTTGCGGAAGGCGGCGATGGGACCGATCAGGTGTCGAACCAACGCTATCAGTTCCTGCGTCACCATGCTCTCTGCCACTATCTCCTCATCTGAAGGTTAAGGCAAGTACTTAAATAAACGAGAActaagaggtgtcaagggacacccggggaacgaaattaagtacttattaaaattaaaataggaaGAAAAAAAGAGAGGCAGAGAAAGAAACAtgcgctaccgcacggcttacaagtATAGaatttttgctctagttgtaatataccgacacttttgtgtcatgtcgaTTCAACtttttctgtctagccccctttcgcaacgcgcgataaggaacttcgttccaaaaactgTAAATCAGCTCCATACAAACGTGGAATGCATCGCAAGACCACATAGCCTGTGCGTTACACAACTACACGTTTTCGGATTTTTCCGTGGGAACGATATTATGTTTTGCCGTAAAAAGTAGTATATGACGTTCTTCCCCGTGGTCTACCCTATATCTGtgtcaaattacataaaaataattcacTCTAGTAAACACACTctttagttttataatttaatgtagGTACTAACGAGATTGGACGAATGTAATTATTGCCATAGTTTACTGCTTCGCTgaagtaagtatagattttccGTAATTATTCCAAGTCATAAGCCAATTTACCATCCTGCGGCGGCCGCATCACATACAAGCATAACGGCACATCGCCCTTGGTGGCATCCGGTGCTCCAACCACCACCGCATCGGCGACCCTCGCGTGTTTCAACACCACATCCTCAATGGCGGCGGTGGATAGACGATGGCCAGCGACGTTGATGACGTCATCAGCTCTTGCGACCACCCAAACAGCACCTTCAGTGCTCACCCAGCCCACGTCTTGTGTGTCGTAGAAGCCCTGGAGTTGAGGAACAGtcaaataacaaaactaagggcctgtttcaccacttcccgataaAGTGCCGAAGGCTATCCGGTATCCACAActattttgacagattctccatacttcatctgtcaagttaagttgtggatagcctatccagcacttatcaggaagtggtgaaacaggccctaagtcatAACAGTGTCCCCTTTGAAAGTAGCGGAGCGGAATGAGCTATCTTTTAaggctgggttgcaccagaggcgtggttaaagttaaggttatagttaaatatggcaccctttaactttaatcttaactttaaccgtgcatttaaaacctggtcgagctctatggttttggttaaatatggcgtcttgaaggcgtccatttttaactttaaccaacgatttgacattttgcattgtagttaaagttatagttaaagttagttggtgcaacccaacctaaactATTTTAGGGACATGACGATGGGGCATTGCTCATAGCAACAGAAatcaaaagtaacttttttaaactatgggagacaatattatgtaccatcgaagaatttattcataggcagttcaCAGATCTACGACATTTGGTCGGGAATCGGGATACGTCAGTATAATGTTAGTTTATAATCTGTCGGCTGGccgctgggtttgacatatAATAACGCAAGCTACAAtaagtaggtccgccatctgtctgtgaatcaaattctctgatagtacacaccctaaagtattattactctCTTTTGGAACagatatatacgtgggagagccatgcttcggcacgaatgggccggctcgaccggagaaataccacgttctcacagaaaaccggcgtgaaacagcgcttgcgctgtgtttcgccgagtgagtgagtttaccggaggcccaatcccctatcctattcccttccctaccctcccctattcccttcccttcccatccctaccctcccctattaccctattccctcttaaaagaacggcaacgcacctgcagctcttctgatgctgcgagtgtctatgggcgacggtagttgctttccatcaggtggcccgtttgctcgtttgtcccttattttatttaaaaaaaatttaaatagaatGTTAATTGTGTTTTCACTTTTCTAATTTTccccaagttttttttatttataactataaCTTCTTGGCCCTGGATGTGATgtagtatggaactatggaaCTATCTTTGTTAATCAAACACTTACGATTACTGTAAAGTGTATAGTCCTTAATactgcagggctaaaatggtcgctttggagaatcatgttatgaatcataatatgtttcatttttttaaaatcgcaaaatgcaagtctgcttgcaattcatgtgtagtaatttgtactaatttgacatttgtcagtttgacagttttgacaattcatttactgaattgattgagaggaattgctaaatgtgaccattttagccccgcaggaccTTAAACTTACAGCTTACTTCAGTGGTTTTGAGGACTTGGGAGTTGGTTGCTAACTAATAAGTTAGCATTCAAGTTTTTCACACATTGCTGACTTCTATTTACCATCTATTTTCTGTGAGACATTTATGTAAATTATGTAGTCAAACAATCCATTCGGACAGAAGCCTTCTAGTAGATATAATAAATCAGATATTTTTAGATTAATTATTGACTATTTTAAAGGCTAAAACTTACTGGATAAGATTCAAAGTAGACCTTCTTGAATCTGTCATCAGACCGCCACAGGGTGGATGCAAAGCCTGGGGGTAGGGGCTGCTTCACCACCAACCGGCCGACCTCACCGCGCGGACATTCTGTACCGTCCTCTCTTATTGCCCTTACTGCAATAAAACAACGCTTATCAAAGTCTTTAAGGATCTATATTAGGGGCTTATAGTACCTAGAGATGACCTGGAATCGGTTATTAGAAAGCAGCTTCCCAATTTCTATCTATTTCTAGATCAGGTTTTTTAAAGTTCTTTTAGGTAGTCCTCTCGGGACAACTGCATACTCGTATCTATTATATTGTTCTTAAGATCCTGACTGAACTCTGTTATGTTTCCACCCACTgactaaaaaaacaacaaaagcaTCGTTTCATGCCTGTTATCAGCGAGGTCCTAATATTGTTCCTGTCAACTTCACCCATTCAAGCGGCAAGCCTAAACATTCCAACTAAGATCTTCTACAGTTCTAAGTCAAAACCATTCTAGCCAAAGCATTACTACACAGATCTTCTACAGTTCTAAGTCAAGTCAAACCATTCAAGCCAAAGCATTCCCTTAAAGGTCTGCAGTGCTACTCACAGTCATACCCCGGCACAGGGTACCCGGTGGAATGTGGTCGCACACCGCGCACTCCATATCCCAGACACGCGGACGTGATGGGGGAACCGCTCTCCGTCTGCCACCAATGGTTCAAAATAGGTACGCCGAAGATGCGCTCCGCCCAATGCtagaattttcaaaatatatattttagcaCCATTTAATATCCACCATAGAAAGTGATATTTCTACGGTGTACCTAAGAAGTAAGAAAAGACTAATGGCCGCGTTTaccaatagggatgatgacaaggtcaaagattagcgaattttgtcaattaaataataagaaatcaaggttaaaaataagtgttcccaaaattacagctcgatagcattttttttttgttatgcgccttcaaagtaaATTTCTtgatatttgtataccaatcgataacttatgcaattaaaaacaactttcgttatgaaaccactttcataaacgcaatatttaatatacctatcgaacaaagttctctcccgattcatacaaactacgaaagagtgacgtcagtctttcgtagcactttgtatggagcgtttcgggcaggtctattttatgagatgtttgaactGTCAtgtcttggtgaatttttaagctatcagagtcattctttcagcgatgtttctatttttaagggtctttcaaataccaacaagaaaaaatagtcatcaagcctattgtcTTTTAGGGTCATGACAAAAACGCCTATTTGACGATGACGACTGAGTCCTGAAGgcctaagggccaggccacaacactgagttgcggcgtcgtatcgcaaaaacaacctttGAAAAGCATGTATTGGTACATGGCGACATGACGtaaacgtaatattatgttcaaatcTCAAATGGAGTtaggaaattatttttttccaagATGCCTCTTGGcccatataataatttttgtccCTAGCAGCATATTTTGCGAGTCTAACGCATTTTTACAGTCTTAGGTTATTGTTTTCAGTAGTTGTTCTTATATAAACTATCAAGATCCCTTACCCTGGTCTCCTGGTCGCAATGCTCGCCAGCCATGAAGATGGTCTTCAGTGACCCATGGCAGTATCTTCTCGCGTACTTCCCCGCAACATCAGCTCGCTTCAGCACACGAAAAGCAGTGGGGATCGTGAACAGAGCGTTCACGCGGTGCTGTTCTATTATTCTGGAAAATACCATTCATTATAATGGATTATTGGACAGGCAGCCCctgatttataaataggccgttatatGCCACGGCCTAGGGGCGCCAGCGTTCTAGGGGGTCGGCACTCGGCATCATCCATAGAGGCTCTACATACTACTTACACGGGTGACGGGGCGGCGGAAATTGAGTGGCCTACtgtcacaaaaaaatataaattccacaGTGGGTAATAAGAGTGATTCTTGGCGTTCAACCGCGGTTAAAATTACTAATCccaataatattttgcaataataTCTTTCGCACTATTTTCGCTGTCGCAAGCGATGGCAACTTGGTTAAAGGAATTAGCCTGTGTCTTTAAAGACAAGtctaacttaatttttttgttattttgtattgtattgtatattgtatgtgtattgtattgtaaacaaaaaaattaagttagaCTAAAGAACATTGACTTTTCTACTGACTTCTATGTTGTTATTCATAGGTTGTTATTACCGTATGACGAAGGCAACAGTTGATATCATTTTGCACAATACTAAATATACTGATTCTTAGCTTCAATCTTCTCTCATCTCTTATCTTAAATATTCGCTTTTAAGCAATCTTTAAAACAAATTTACATTCAGACATGTTTGTTTTATTGAAATTCAAAGCAACATCAGGCTCTACTCAACTTCGTACCCGCAATGAAAAAGAaaagtcctgactcctgaggCGTGATAGACTTAACTTAGATTAGGAAGTAAACTATAAGCTTTGTGCGCGAACAAATTATTACGAAGGCGACAGAAAAAGGAACGGGCGTAAAGCCCATAGACGACACAAactattgaaattaaaaaaaactgcgcATCCGTCTCTTACCTATAATACTGTCCCGGATCCGGCGTCCTGTCCGGTTTCCCCTCATATAGGACTGACGTCACACCTGCAAGCAGCGGCCCGTAACAGATGTAGGAGTGGCCCACCACCCAGCCCAGGTCTGACGCCGCCCACCACACGTTGCCTCGCTTGAGGCCGTACACGGCGTTCATGGACCAACATAACGTTACAGCTTGGTTGACGGGCCGCTGTACGCCTTTGGGATCCGCGGTAGTACCTGGATATTAAGtgcatgttatttttttatgacataagggtgcaaacgagcaaacggatcccctgatggaaagcaactaccgtcgcctatgaACACTcgcacatcaaaagagctgcaggtgcgttgccggacttttaagagggaatacgctctcttcttgaaggtacCAGTACCAGTATTTCCTGACCTACACGACCTGCAACGTGTAGGTCAGGAAATACTggtggtgacagttcgttcgaGAGTTTaacagtgcgcagcagaaagttgcgcgaaaaacgcacggtggaagactgccactcatcaaggtgtaATTCGGATGATGATCTACAATTCTACACTAATGTTTTAAGGTGATATTTGTGAATCGCTGTAATGCTATAAGTGAGTAAAACCAGCCCCTAGCAACTGCAAAGACTTTTTCTTTATCACTTTTGAATGAAATTGACATTCACATTAgtcgagtcgaacgtcaacttcatattattatcgaacgcttatgtcagttccatacattttgatcggcgattctataaagaagcaataAAGACAACGTCTTGGGTAAAGGACGATCTACTGAACCACAgagtgataattattattgtgtcttGCAACAGGTAAGCAAGTACAGGCGTTTGACAGTATATAAAAAGCCTTTATTTCCATACCCTTGTTTTACATTATTTCTGATTCTTAATTGTTACTACGTGttagttattatacttattatctaATAAATCTATCTATATTAGACACCTGCAAATTGCCCTGTCTACTGTATGGCTGTCAAACATGGGTTTACACGGCAAGAGCAAAACAAAGACTAACAACAACACAAAAAGCTATGGAGAGAAGCATTCTGAACATaaggaaaatacaaaaaatcaggAGCGAAGTTATCAGACAGAAAACAAAGGTAACAGATGCCCTTAAACGAGCCTTAAAACCCAAGTGGCAATGGGTAGGACACGTTTCGAGATACACGGACAACAGGTGGACAATCAACACTACAACATGGAAAGGGCCAATAGGCAAAAGAAGAGTAGGAAGACCAAAAAGACGTAGGATTGACGATATAACGGACATAACAGGAAAGGACTGGCAAGAAATAGGCAAGGACAGACTGAAGCGGATGGAAGGAGCTGGAGAAGGCCTTCAACCGAGAAGGGATCCATATCCAACCCAGCTAACTAACCCGTTACTAACACTtagataataagtataataactaaCACGTTtgacagtatataaatataatattattatctaatatctGCTGCCACTCaacattttcgtaaaaaatccAACAGATAGTGCAGTTAGTGCAACATCTGCTGCCGAACGCCTGTTGCTTTTCTGTCACAAGATACGAAATCACCCTCCCGATTTCTGAAAGCCGCGCTATTTATGGGTATGATGAgctaaaaaaatcattaaaaaatattttcaaaatacttACTATTAACTTAAAACCTAAGCAAAATCGAAACGGCAATAGTATGGAAGTtagttattattcgtagtacaacgtcattgaatttgaatttgattttGCGTCACTATACGTCTTTAGCTcctattaaataattcatattatattaagttatataccattacttacatattaattgtgttgtttgcaaaaaaaaaacttgcaaaTTAATAAGGTAtatattaggtataatatacataataacaaattaagtatgacgcaagtaaaatttattaagaaaaataaacaataattaagtgaatgcaattaaaccttcctgcctgatatattgatccttgttaaaaataaaaatacatgtacttttcatttaataatcattcagtactaaaatgttgagaaatagctactgaaagttatcctaaataatcgcccaagtgcgagtcggactcgcgcacgaagggttccgtaccgttatagagcaaaaataggccaaaaattgggttttttatgggagacccccttaaatcttattttattttaatatttttattcactaTTATTGAAGTGCACATATAACTAAAGGCTTTGTAAaagtttcaagtgcctacctgtatgccattattgataacgagcaaaaaaggtaaaataaatcacgtttgttgaatGAGCCcccttttgttttatttttagtattcgtatagcggcaacagaaatacacaatctgtgaaaatttcagaagtctagctatagcggtttttgagatacagcctgtgccagacagacggacagacatcgaagtctcagtaatagggtcccgtttttaccctttgggtacggaacccttaaaacactacaattaatggacggCACGCGTCgtccgcgcgtgacgtgcccccgcgcgcgcgcctcccccgcgtcacccccgctcatacccaccgccgcgagtgaccgttctgcaaccattttaaatgggataaaatatgtcattaaaaacATACCGAATGtatttggttaaatggactctcctaatgatacctaagctctggaaaaaatttgacaggaaagttttaactttaattgcaccctgttggtatattataaatattaaaataaaatacatattataataagagatgcataataataaattaacatgTTGATTgggaagtatttttattttaaatacatcaTTAAAATAATGCAACCATTCAAAATATGATCATAAAAGCGAAAAACGCATTCattttaaatgtttactttaaaaatagttACTTAGTTTAAGAtttgcattttatttatttgtgtgtACATTTAATTTTGGTATCATCATCCATTCTTACTAA
Above is a genomic segment from Aricia agestis chromosome 18, ilAriAges1.1, whole genome shotgun sequence containing:
- the LOC121735977 gene encoding acyl-CoA synthetase short-chain family member 3, mitochondrial; this encodes MFQENDGVEVKNDKNKFEASISELRTKTFVSPIDMENYGDGALTEEYLSTYQRSLDDPEGFWGEVGGLLEWTKPWDRVLDDSNPPFTKWWVGGELSVCHNALDRHVAAGRGEQVALVHDSPLTDTVRRITYAEMQHQVSRLAGRLTSLGVTRGSRVVIYMPLIPEAVVAMLATNRIGAIHSVVFGGFAARELRTRIEHAEPTVIIAASCGVEPNKIVRYKDILDEALCQSSHQPKQCIIYQRRRVLECTLEPGRDICWDEALDAEPVPCVSTEANEALYILYTSGTTADPKGVQRPVNQAVTLCWSMNAVYGLKRGNVWWAASDLGWVVGHSYICYGPLLAGVTSVLYEGKPDRTPDPGQYYRIIEQHRVNALFTIPTAFRVLKRADVAGKYARRYCHGSLKTIFMAGEHCDQETRHWAERIFGVPILNHWWQTESGSPITSACLGYGVRGVRPHSTGYPVPGYDLRAIREDGTECPRGEVGRLVVKQPLPPGFASTLWRSDDRFKKVYFESYPGFYDTQDVGWVSTEGAVWVVARADDVINVAGHRLSTAAIEDVVLKHARVADAVVVGAPDATKGDVPLCLYVMRPPQDDEEIVAESMVTQELIALVRHLIGPIAAFRKAVAVPALPRTRSGKALRGAIAKLARSQQVKLPATIEDASVFGEIKAALQKCGYAIDAPDPEL